One Nitrososphaerota archaeon DNA segment encodes these proteins:
- a CDS encoding aconitate hydratase — translation MEIETTQKLVTDVYEKLEQNISKFRNVVNRPLTLSEKILVGHLAEFGGKEPERGKSYVFLRPDRVALQDVTGQTVMLEFMQAGLKQVALPTTVHCDHLIQARVGAKEDTKLAIYENNEVYTFLESASKKYGAGFWKPGAGIIHQVVLENYAFPGGMMIGTDSHTPNAGGLGMVAVGVGGMDAAEVMAGMPWELLYPKRIGVYLTGQMSGWTAPKDIILYVAGQLTVSGGTNAIIEYFGPGAKTISCTGKATITNMGAEIGATCSIFEYDEKMANYLRATGRGQLADIANQHKDILTEDEDVVKNPTKYFDKVIMIDLSKLEPHIVGPHTPDLARPISKLAEDVKKNNYVDDISVALIGSCTNSSYEDMSRAASVAKQAKQKGVKSKIPLLVTPGSEQVRATIERDGQMQMLDDIGATVLANACGPCIGQWSRPELKNDNPNTIITSFNRNFPGRNDGKRNTMNFIGSPELIIALSLGGRLSFNPINDELTAQDGTKFKLAPPEIAPDVPKDGFKTGVDVYVSPSQNPDSVSVIIDPSSSRLQKLEPFTPWDGNDYIDLPIMVKAKGKCTTDHISPAGAWLSYRGHLDKLSDNLLLGAVNAFSGDVGKGKNTLDNIVESFPSIARKYKSKGLKWVIIGDTNYGEGSSREHAALTPRFLGCGAVIAKSFARIHETNLKKQGLLALTFSNPTDYDKIQETDRLSLVDLGKIEQEKPVRCIITHVDGKKEEIYLSHTFNSSQIEWFRQGSALNVLRNKSR, via the coding sequence GTGGAAATAGAGACGACACAAAAACTCGTAACTGATGTCTATGAAAAACTAGAACAAAACATTTCCAAATTTAGAAATGTTGTCAATCGCCCACTTACACTCTCTGAAAAAATCCTTGTAGGACACTTGGCGGAATTTGGCGGAAAAGAGCCGGAGCGAGGAAAGAGCTACGTCTTTTTGAGACCTGACAGAGTAGCACTGCAAGACGTTACGGGGCAAACCGTGATGCTAGAATTCATGCAGGCAGGACTAAAGCAAGTCGCCCTGCCAACCACAGTCCACTGTGATCACCTGATCCAGGCAAGGGTGGGTGCAAAGGAAGACACCAAGCTTGCGATTTATGAAAATAATGAGGTTTACACGTTTTTGGAATCTGCTTCCAAAAAATATGGTGCGGGATTCTGGAAGCCGGGTGCCGGTATCATACACCAAGTGGTGCTGGAAAACTATGCGTTTCCGGGAGGAATGATGATTGGGACCGACTCACACACACCAAACGCTGGAGGCCTTGGAATGGTGGCAGTTGGAGTTGGCGGAATGGATGCAGCAGAAGTGATGGCGGGAATGCCATGGGAGTTGCTATACCCAAAAAGAATAGGGGTATACCTTACGGGACAGATGAGTGGATGGACTGCACCAAAAGACATCATACTCTATGTTGCAGGCCAGCTAACGGTATCTGGCGGAACTAATGCAATTATCGAATATTTCGGCCCAGGAGCCAAGACAATCAGCTGCACAGGAAAAGCAACCATAACAAACATGGGTGCAGAAATTGGCGCTACCTGTTCTATCTTTGAATATGATGAAAAGATGGCAAACTATCTAAGAGCCACCGGCCGAGGACAGCTTGCAGATATTGCAAATCAGCACAAGGATATTCTGACGGAGGATGAAGACGTGGTGAAAAATCCTACGAAATATTTTGACAAGGTGATAATGATTGATCTCTCAAAACTAGAGCCGCACATTGTTGGTCCACACACGCCTGACTTGGCAAGGCCTATCTCAAAACTGGCAGAGGATGTAAAAAAGAACAATTATGTCGATGACATTTCCGTTGCGCTAATTGGTAGCTGTACAAATTCATCATATGAAGACATGTCACGTGCAGCATCCGTTGCAAAGCAGGCAAAACAAAAAGGGGTTAAGTCAAAGATTCCATTATTAGTGACACCTGGCTCTGAGCAAGTCAGAGCAACAATAGAGCGAGACGGGCAAATGCAAATGCTAGATGACATCGGTGCAACTGTGTTGGCAAACGCATGTGGTCCATGCATCGGTCAGTGGAGTAGACCTGAGCTCAAAAACGATAACCCAAATACTATAATCACTTCGTTTAACCGAAATTTCCCTGGACGAAATGACGGAAAACGAAACACTATGAATTTCATTGGAAGTCCTGAGCTGATAATTGCACTATCACTTGGCGGGAGACTGTCGTTTAACCCAATTAATGACGAGTTAACGGCACAAGACGGAACAAAATTCAAGCTGGCGCCACCAGAGATCGCACCCGATGTTCCTAAGGATGGATTCAAGACTGGAGTGGACGTCTATGTTTCGCCATCGCAAAACCCAGATTCCGTTAGTGTGATAATTGATCCAAGCAGCTCAAGACTGCAGAAACTAGAGCCGTTTACTCCATGGGACGGTAATGACTATATCGACTTACCAATAATGGTCAAGGCAAAGGGGAAGTGTACCACTGATCACATTTCACCTGCTGGCGCCTGGCTATCATATCGGGGACACCTGGACAAGCTGAGTGACAACCTCCTTTTGGGGGCGGTAAATGCTTTTTCTGGTGATGTAGGCAAGGGCAAAAACACACTGGATAATATCGTAGAGTCTTTTCCAAGCATTGCAAGAAAATACAAGTCAAAGGGCCTGAAGTGGGTAATAATTGGAGATACCAACTATGGGGAAGGAAGTAGTAGAGAACATGCGGCACTGACTCCAAGGTTTTTGGGATGTGGAGCAGTAATAGCAAAATCATTTGCAAGAATCCACGAGACAAATCTCAAAAAACAAGGACTACTCGCATTGACATTTTCAAATCCTACCGATTATGACAAAATCCAGGAAACAGACCGACTTAGTCTTGTCGACTTGGGCAAGATAGAGCAGGAAAAACCAGTACGATGTATAATAACACACGTAGATGGAAAGAAAGAAGAGATTTACCTATCCCACACATTCAACTCTTCGCAGATTGAATGGTTCAGACAAGGCTCTGCGCTAAACGTTTTACGAAATAAATCAAGATAA
- the pdxS gene encoding pyridoxal 5'-phosphate synthase lyase subunit PdxS has product MIPLSGDLPSAKGKVSERVGASSRVRGTSTLKRGFAHMLKNGVVMDVTTVEQAQIAEEAGAVSVMVLDKLPSDVRKAGGVARTASIRVIEEIMDAVTIPVMAKCRIGHVYEARVLEETNVDMIDESEVLTPADETHHIWKWDFTTPFVNGARSLAEALRRIEEGAAMIRTKGEPGTGNVAEAVTHIKKVNDELRLIKSVYDSGDHQDLVRIAREFKVSYDLVEQTARVGRLPVVNFAAGGIATPADAAYLMSLGCDGIFVGSGIFKAEDAKERALAIVLATTFWEDADKVKEAQRMIDERQSILGLDVKNLEMRMQERGSTA; this is encoded by the coding sequence ATGATTCCACTATCCGGTGACCTACCAAGCGCAAAGGGTAAAGTGAGTGAGCGAGTAGGTGCATCTTCCAGAGTACGTGGAACATCCACACTCAAACGCGGATTTGCACACATGCTCAAAAATGGTGTAGTCATGGATGTCACAACAGTAGAGCAGGCCCAAATAGCAGAAGAAGCTGGAGCCGTCTCTGTAATGGTTTTAGACAAACTTCCGTCCGATGTGCGAAAGGCAGGAGGAGTTGCAAGAACTGCAAGCATACGAGTAATAGAGGAAATAATGGACGCAGTGACAATACCCGTCATGGCAAAGTGCAGAATAGGTCATGTGTATGAAGCTCGTGTACTAGAAGAGACAAACGTGGACATGATTGATGAATCCGAAGTGCTAACACCAGCTGACGAAACTCATCACATCTGGAAATGGGACTTTACAACTCCGTTTGTCAATGGTGCAAGATCCTTGGCAGAGGCATTGCGGAGAATAGAGGAAGGTGCCGCAATGATTAGGACCAAGGGAGAGCCTGGAACTGGAAATGTTGCAGAAGCAGTAACACATATCAAAAAAGTAAATGACGAATTACGATTAATCAAATCAGTTTATGACTCTGGGGATCACCAGGATCTGGTCAGAATTGCAAGAGAATTCAAAGTATCATATGATCTGGTGGAACAAACTGCACGTGTTGGCAGATTACCAGTTGTGAATTTTGCAGCAGGCGGAATTGCAACACCAGCAGATGCTGCCTATCTTATGTCACTGGGATGTGACGGAATCTTTGTTGGCTCTGGTATATTTAAAGCGGAAGATGCCAAAGAGCGAGCGTTAGCAATTGTACTTGCAACTACATTTTGGGAAGATGCAGACAAGGTCAAAGAGGCCCAGAGAATGATAGATGAGCGACAATCAATCCTGGGACTTGATGTCAAAAATCTCGAAATGCGAATGCAAGAGCGTGGTAGTACGGCATGA